The window TGCAGGCAATCCTCCATGTCTCAAACACAGCTACCCAGGAAATAGTGGAGCATTTAAATCAGGTCTGCTTCTTATCGCAGCCTTTGATCAAGAAGGAAATTCAAGATATATTGCAGAGAAATGGTTGCAATTTGGCAGAATCTGCACTGGATGAGGTTGTAAGTGGAGTTATGGACTCTAATGTTATATTTACTAGTACTTCTAATTGTGCAGAGTTATCCACATCGAAGCGCAGAAAAATCTTTTTTGAGCACAACTATCCATGTGTAATGCCAATTGAGTATCAGCTGGAGCAACTTGGACATTCCATAATGTATGTTCCTATCCTTCGAATGATTCAGGAGTTGTTTAAGAACACAGACATTCTAAAAATAATTACTGATCCAAATACCAATTCTGGTCAATATGCATCATGTTGCAATGGCTCTTATTTccttgaaaatgaattattttcaaCCGGTGATCTCATTTTACCCCTCCAGCTATATATTGATGATCTTGAAATTGCCAACCCACTTGGCACATCACGTAAAATTCACAAACTTTGTGCTGTTTACTGGGCATTTGCCAATATGCCACCAAAACACAGATCAACTTTACACAATATACAGCTAGCATTGCTTGCAAAAGTGACAGACATCCATAAGCATGGGTATGCAGCTGTACTTGCTCCATTATTACGTGATGTTCATATTCTTGAACAGGATGGTGTCTTTATTGAAAGAGCTGGTCGCAATGTCAAAGGTACCATCTTTTGTGTTTCTGCTGACAATCTAGCCGCCCATGGATTAAGTGGCTTTGTGGAGTCATTTAAAGAAGGCTATGTTTGCAGATTCTGCTTGGCCACAAGAGAACAGTTTAAAGCAACTGAAGCCAGGCAGTTTTCTCAAAGAACCAAAGACAGCCATGACCTTCATGTACAAAACCTTCTGGAAAGTGACACTTGCTCCAACCACTTTGGTGTTAAAGCTAGTTGTGTCTTGCGTGACTCCCTGGATTACTTTCATCCAATCACAGGCTTTCCTCCAGATGTACTTCATGATCTTCTGGAAGGAATAGTTCCTGTGGAGCTTTCTCTCTGCATTAAGACTATGATCCGGATGAAGTACTTCACTTTAGAGTATTTGAACCAAAAGATTGCATCATTCCCATATCAGCACACTGATAAAGTGGATAGACCTCATCCAATTCCCAAAACATTTTTGTCTCGAGGAACGATAGGAGGGAATGGACATGAAAATGCTACTCTGCTCCGACTGCTTCCATTACTTGTAGGCAGTGTAGTACCAGAAGGTGATGGTGCATGGACAGTTTTGATGGAACTGAAAGAGGTAGTGCAGTTAGCATTATGCCCATCATTTACTGATGAAACCTTAGACTATTTTCAGTCCAAAATCAGTGATCATAAGCAAGTACTTCTGCAAACGTTCCCAGAGTTTAACCTTTGTCCTAAACATCACTACGTGGAGCATTACCCCACCATGATCAAGTGCTTTGGGCCCCTGGTGCATGTTTGGACAATGCGATTTGAGGCCAAACACCGTTTTTTTAAACGAGTGGTGCATGACGCTCAaaacttcaaaaatattttgaagacaaTGGCAGTCAGACACCAACACATGATGGCATACCATCTTGCTGCCCCTTCATTTTTCAACCCTGAAACACAAGCGTCCAGTGTTGACTCTGTTCTGGTTTCAGCTCTACCAGAAGTAGCTCAGCTACACATCAGAAGACTAACAACTAGTGACACAATATACCAGACATCAAAGGTTACCATCAATGGCACAGACTATGTCTGTGGAATGTTTTTGTCTGTCGGAGAGAGTGGTGGACTACCTAGGTTTTGCAGAGTAGAACACATTTACCTTGTCAATAGCACCATTTCATTCCTTTGTTCTGATTGTGAGTCCTGGTTTTCAGAACATCTTGGATCCTATGAGCTCTCACCTTCACAGACAAGTCTGTCAATCCACCTAAGGTCTGACTTAAACGATTCAGTCCCTCTCTCTGCATACGAGGTAGAAGGCTCGCTTCTGTTGACACCCAAGAGattcatacaaataaaacaagccaGTGGTGAGTATTTTTCATGAAtcaattactatttttattacggTGCAGTATATAATCTGTGTATTTTAATAAGTATTTATACATGCCAATCTTTTGATTTCCATCAGCATAATGGCAGCTTTATCTCCACAAGCCATGATCCTTCGTGTTGTTGAGCCAGACCGGGCTAGAAAATTAAAACTTAGTTCACGACCAGCCTCTGTTGATGCACTGATTGCTGTTATAAAAGAACAGCTGGAAATAGACCTTGACTTCAGTTTAAAATATGAAGACCCTGACTTTGATGGAAAACTTACTTCCCTCTCTGACATTGATGAGTTGCCACAGAAAGCTGTTGTGCATGTGTCATTTGAGCAAGATTCCAGCTCTgttgcatcaacagaaacaatgTCAAGTGTATCATCCTCAGAACGTGGGAGAAGATGGCCTTCACATATTTTTCCAATTCCCACATTTTCTTTTGACGTTGAACTGAGACTTCGGGAAGGTAATGCTGAATTTGAGAAGAACAACAAGCAACTTCAGTTAACTAGAGacataaaacatgacattttagaaAAGCTAGCATCTGTGATGTATGGCTACAAGGCTTATCCCAGTGATAAGGAGATAGCAATGGTAGCTGAGGCTCTTGTGGTAAAACATCCTTGCTTGAAAGAAGCAGGATCTCAGACTGGCTGGAATGGGTGGAAAAATAGCCTCAAATTTAAGATGGGGAACTATAGGAGCAAGATGAGAAGGGCTGGATGTCCAGAGATCACTGTAAATGCTGGAAAAAGGAGTGCAATGAATCCTGACAATGAATCTTcacattcaaatattaaaagaCCCAAACGAGCAGAAGTAAACTTTTTGCCCAACTTTCCCCAAGGAGAAAATCCCTCAACTCTTGAACAGTTGAGACAGAAAATTGTTGATGAAATGAAGAAAGCTGAGAAGAACTTACCACTTATAAAAAAGATGATGCAAACCACCTTTGCTCTGCGGCGACAGACCATAGTGAAGACATGCCCACCAGTAAAAGAGCTCATGGAACTCTGGCCTGCACTCAAAATGGAATCTGAGGTAATGTGGGGTAACACTGTTTGTCCTGTTATTGCTTTCTTGATAACATGTACCACATTCAGGGGCTGTTTTCTGTGAGGGGGTAGTAGATTAACCAGGTTCACATAATGAACATGGCTGtgttctctgtctttcattgttttaaaatgtaggtgTATGCAGAGTTCCAACGGATTACAAACGAGAACCTGCCCAACACATTCTACTCTGAGCTTGACCGACATCTTCCTAGACTGATGACCCTGTTCAGACAGAAAGCATCCAGAACCGGGAAGACATCAGATACTTTAACTGAAATCCTAAGAATCCATGATGACCAGGTAAAAATATTGTTGTACATTTTGTAggctaaaacttaattaaaatattaaagtttgaaaacattagaaaatgtTGATGATTCAAATCAGCTTTGAACACTACaacttgtccttttttttttttttttgtatttgcataTCTGATTGTATTGTTTAGAATTTACAGTTTAGTTATGTACAGTtctgtttttatcattataggagtTTCATGACATACACACCAAACGTGTCACTGTTCTTCATGCGCTTCCTGTGTATCTACGTGAGGACGTCTCTGGGTTTTTAAGGACCTGCATggtgagtatttaaaaaaagaaatatcacaTTACCACACTAAACAGTtcttataaatacatacatgcttACTCTTGTTCAGTCTTTCCAACCAAATAGTTTGTGCGATTTGTTTTCTTTGACCCCACTGTAAAATAGTTTTAGTTCTAGATTATTTTTtacgcttttttttttgttgcatagtaTCAATCTCTTGCAACGTTTGTTTACTGTTAGCTTGGCTGGCTTGACAgatattctgtttttgctttaatatccattttattttacaggacACATCTGATGAGCCAGAGCTTTTAGATGTTGCAGTGGCCCTCCTCACAGTCATCAAAGATAATGACACAAGTCCAGTTCACTTCCAGCCTGTGAAAATCTCTGTTGTCATCGAAAGTGAGATTGTGGGCAGCCTCTCCAGATTTGCTGATGCCTTCCTGGTAATGTTTGGACTAATCTATGCACTACACCTCAACTATCCCAGGGGACTGACCAACACTTTTGAATTCATTCAAAAGATTTTGCTTGGTCTTGATGAGGGTAAACTGTCACCCAAGTTACAGAGTCTCAAAAATGACTTGATGTGTATGTAGAAATGTATTGGAAAAATTACTAAGGCCTGGCAGTTCCTCAGTAGTTCAATGTAAAAACAATTTGTGAAAATAATGGTTGAAAggtttttgcacttttttcccccaaaatgtgCACAGTGTGCATTTATTAATGTGCAGTTTTCATTTCTAAATgttatttgtgattttaaaacagcTCTTGTTCTTTACAATTGTTAAGTACAGCTGGGTAGTACTTGGTAACAATGcatgtaatttagttttaaatggttcatgtttttgtaaaagtTCATGCAGGTTTGTGAATTTGTAATGTCAGAGATGTGGTCTTAATCAGTTTTTCAGGTTTTATCATAGTGCaccttttttctgtcttttaaatGAAGTGTTAAATAGGAAAGGACAAGAACTCAGCACACTGTAATTTTAAACTGTTTAAGTTTGTTGAACTTAAAATATTTGAGGCAACGAGTTACATcaaaaaaattagttttgattCATATGATTTTGAGTCTTGTGTTTTAAAAGGTTTGAGTAACTTGTACTtaaaacacaaagacaaagataCTAATAAATAATGAGTTCATTCAACTTAAAAGTGGCTctttgtgaaatttttttttaagtgtttttaactaAATGTCTTGAGTATGTGAAAGCTAAATTTTAAGTCACTGTAACTAAAactatttcagttaatttcataacatgttttaatttaactgaaattaaaaggtTTATGTAGTATGTAATatagatatttaatttttttttaaattaaatttttaagttCATTAACTTAAAAAATTTGAGGCAACGAGTTACATCAAATTTTTTGAGTTCTGCTTACTAATTTGGGTTTACAGtgtgggacttcggtatggagttaaaggttaagattataaatTTTTTGCTAGTATtgtatcacattgtgagtttatattagcaccttttgttgttttctcgtggtaactgatagagcgtttggacacggaagcgctgctacgtgacgtcagacttaacaagcgaatactcagatgcagaaataaaataagtcttaataataaatgttttttctaaaCTTGAGCTATTGTTGTTCACTtacaatatttgttcatttaaaatggaagttaatttgtaaaaattgatttacttgttcaaagaaaaggcttaaTGTCTAGCTAGCTTGAGTTAGCCTATATTTAATATAGTGTTATGGTTATGTGATGAGCCTGAGTATAGTTTTACACATCAGCCCAGTCTAGTCTGTAAAGTTATTGATACgcagtcaggtttttttttacacattaatctgaaaatgaatgtAGCACACccagtttttaaaatatacatccAGAGACTCTTTTCTGGCTATGTGGACTCAATATGATCATAACTCAGTTGTTTTCATATCAGAGCACAGATGAGGTGGAGCTGCTTCAGAACAGAGAGGGTGAGATAGGGAAAAGCAGTAGCAGCACAACGTTACAGGTAGGTTATGTGCTGTATGAAAGGCCTGGTGATTTTGATTTGTTGGTGATAAAAGGGAAGAAGAGTACACGATAAATAGTGAATACAGTTTgaatattatcaaattaaatgttacaGACAAATGTATTTTTCCCAAGGTCTTATcggtcaaaataaaggacaggtaacgaataacagaaatgcatgttgttttattaaaagaattttaaaatataaattaaaatataggcctaatatgtgagaatattgacatttttcatattaatccatgtagcctagctcactaaataccacttttaatgctccgatgcaaagtaaaccacaatttattttgaataaataacacataattaatataatataaataatactgcacacctattaaatgtgtctaatctaaaatatggttttatactatgtagcttagagaaaatataagcacaggctcagggACAGCTtaacatttatcctgcttgaatgctgtttaagaaatgcacataacttcataagtaccaaactttcatctgtaaatattaaatcttaattattttaaatattttaactacagtgtttttctttcattttccccaactgcagccgtcaaatgtaacacaccagcgaggcaaaactgacatCTTTTTGCGAAAATGTGCAtggatgcgcttgtttgataacttgtggttaaagcgtcACTCAGCgatcaaaagctgcaaatgcactttacagacgcCAGGACGGTAGAACCGCCGTTTTGGTTGTGTgtggttttatgtgtgtgtattggcacgatTGTTCAATTAGTTAGCCAAtatcattcatcattataagtaggctagtaataggctgaattgcaaataggtagccttattctaatacacgcaatgactacccttcaatacatttttatatttatgtcgcctacacaatattattttacactgtaatccttttgtttttaatatttggcatggtTGTGGCTTAAGTAGGCTTAAGACCAAGACCACCAAAAGCTCAGAGGCAACAATGATGACTCCCTTTTCCAGCCTTCAACCTTCACTTTGCACCCAGACAAGGTTGATAGTAAACTAGTAAAAGATGTAGTTGTGTAGTGTGTGGTGTATTATGTATTGAAATCCTTAAGAGGTAATGGAAACCAAATGACAAAGAATTCATATTAATACATTGCTACAATCAGCACTTACAGTATATAACACATGAAGGCAGATGACAAGGCCAAGGTGCACAGAACACATGGTCAATGTCATGAAATTCACATTtcaccattcttcaaaataagtAAAGCAGCGCACTTGCCATCTGGCTGCCATAAGTCACTGACtggtaaataaatgataaattttaagattttaagtaggggattttttttaggccatatcgcccaaccctaaaagcaagtaaagatgGTTCCCTTTAAAATCAGTTTCAGTTACTTATAAACATCAGCCCTCGATGTTTATAagtaactgaaaaaagcacaaatgacagggcatgacaaaacttctccaggctccaaaaatacccttatagacctcagagggttaatagacttttatttctgaaataccacttttttttaataattttttttatattacaaaatatcatcaaaatatttatatatcactTGTTTCATTCTTTGTACGTTATCGCATTGAACAAGGGttagggttaaggttagggttagggttaggttaggatCCCAAGGCTCCTGACCAGCAAAACTGGAGAGCTTAAGAGCCGGTGAGCACCGGTAAGGCTTTAAATGCCTTTAATAAGACTGTTACAAAGAGCCCTTTCTTTAGTTCAACAGAATGGGTTCCCACAGTCCAGCCCTAAGGGGCCTCTCTAAAGGGCAGTCTCATAGGCCAGGGCAGGTTTCTTACACACAAAACGTCTAGATTTCCTCCCAGGGAAGTCTCTTTGAATCACTTACTAACTGATATCTCATTGTCTCAAGCTTTCTTTCACTCTCAATTACAAATTTACTTAGTAAAGAGTAATTTCTACAAGGTACTTGCTCCTCAAGAGTAAATctttttcacaaaaaacaaaaacaaaaacaaataaaaaacagtataTTCAACAAAAATATGTTAGTCTTGTAGCTAACAAATAATTTCACTACacattttaaaagcaatttttatatttttactacaCCATGGATACAACAATTTCTGACAAAGTAATTAGCGTTAAATAGTAACGAGTCATCCTTGaccataaacaaaataatttagttCAGTTCAAAGTCCTCTCAGCTATGAATGACATAGTTAGGCATAATCTGTTTGTAATACTTCCAACATATGGATTTCAAAACTGCAAATTTATCTTACAATTTTGTTATTTCATCTGACAAACAGACCATGTTTTTCTGGCATCCTAGAAGAAGTAACTAGAGTGATATTGAAACTGGAACATGGTTGTCTGGTCTGTAGTGAAATTGCCAGTGTGAGGAATTACCTAATGCAGAAACACCAATTTCATCACCTTGTAATGCAGTTTTGGCAAACTTAAGTCCAGTAAAACAACATGCAAAGAAAAATTAGGTTGACttggataaaataaaaactgagatCTCCTAAGCAACAGAAACATGGGAAAAATAAGGGAAAGATTTTAACAGGCTTACCCTGGGTCCTCTCTTTCCTGGTAATCCT of the Carassius gibelio isolate Cgi1373 ecotype wild population from Czech Republic chromosome A5, carGib1.2-hapl.c, whole genome shotgun sequence genome contains:
- the LOC127997356 gene encoding uncharacterized protein LOC127997356 — protein: MAALSPQAMILRVVEPDRARKLKLSSRPASVDALIAVIKEQLEIDLDFSLKYEDPDFDGKLTSLSDIDELPQKAVVHVSFEQDSSSVASTETMSSVSSSERGRRWPSHIFPIPTFSFDVELRLREGNAEFEKNNKQLQLTRDIKHDILEKLASVMYGYKAYPSDKEIAMVAEALVVKHPCLKEAGSQTGWNGWKNSLKFKMGNYRSKMRRAGCPEITVNAGKRSAMNPDNESSHSNIKRPKRAEVNFLPNFPQGENPSTLEQLRQKIVDEMKKAEKNLPLIKKMMQTTFALRRQTIVKTCPPVKELMELWPALKMESEVYAEFQRITNENLPNTFYSELDRHLPRLMTLFRQKASRTGKTSDTLTEILRIHDDQEFHDIHTKRVTVLHALPVYLREDVSGFLRTCMDTSDEPELLDVAVALLTVIKDNDTSPVHFQPVKISVVIESEIVGSLSRFADAFLVMFGLIYALHLNYPRGLTNTFEFIQKILLGLDEGKLSPKLQSLKNDLMCM